A genomic stretch from Desulfotignum balticum DSM 7044 includes:
- the thyX gene encoding FAD-dependent thymidylate synthase has translation MKVIEQSHEIISLPENLLQIIEVAGRTCYKSEDKIGCIKKDNKDCLTADWDAFWDRGEVCGNTKCKDHSSQQFVTRMRDRGHHAMIEFGDIIVRFVTNRGVTHELVRHRLCSFAQESTRYVRYDGKMEFIRPCWWDESSELKREHWKRIMQHIEDHYCLLLSGKDAWRPEQAREVLPNSLKTEIVVKANVREWRHIFLLRCSKKAHPQIRALMLPLLAELKAQLPLVFEDIDCA, from the coding sequence ATGAAAGTTATTGAACAATCTCACGAAATCATCAGTCTGCCAGAAAACCTGCTTCAAATAATCGAAGTCGCAGGCCGTACCTGTTATAAGAGTGAGGATAAAATCGGGTGTATTAAAAAAGACAACAAAGATTGCCTCACAGCTGATTGGGATGCTTTTTGGGATAGAGGAGAGGTATGTGGCAACACCAAATGCAAAGACCATTCTTCTCAGCAATTTGTAACCCGCATGCGGGACCGGGGCCACCATGCCATGATCGAGTTCGGCGATATTATTGTCCGGTTTGTCACCAACCGGGGCGTGACCCATGAACTGGTGCGGCACCGGCTGTGTTCCTTTGCCCAGGAATCCACCCGGTATGTGAGGTATGACGGAAAAATGGAGTTCATCCGGCCCTGCTGGTGGGATGAGTCTTCTGAATTAAAAAGAGAACATTGGAAAAGAATCATGCAACATATAGAAGATCATTACTGCTTGTTGCTTTCTGGTAAAGATGCTTGGCGTCCCGAACAGGCCCGAGAGGTGCTGCCCAATTCACTGAAAACCGAAATCGTGGTCAAGGCCAATGTCCGGGAATGGCGGCATATTTTTTTACTCCGCTGCTCCAAAAAGGCACATCCGCAGATCCGGGCCTTAATGCTTCCCTTGTTGGCGGAATTAAAAGCACAATTGCCCTTAGTGTTTGAGGATATTGATTGTGCATAG
- a CDS encoding phage portal protein, which produces MTGNPPVLYGPDNRPLPSSGPNPYGSYEVSRTAAGLRGTLSNWLVARNTRYSARRERQVVADRAEDLAANDTHAASSIDSITVNTVGTGLTPQSRPNAKVLGWTDEQSREFQAQAEWAWHIWQGESDAAGRLTFWQNTLVALRTLLVKGEFFRLPIMIDDQPDRTFSLALQSVDPLRVYTPNDFTWEKNIKDGVEFGRYGQAVAYWIANPDDGFISMDLSSSSFTRTLARIGHRPGAIHTFVSKNEEQSRGVSVLAPSMKFFKDLNDYLDFELVGAIIASSFPVFVETTDPAGTAQGLQSTDPDAEKTRYHEAAPGTILYGNLNEKPHVLKSDRPGGSFDSFVERILRAIGASIGMPYEVIAKDFSKTNYSSARAALLEAWRVFGMYQKWLVDGFCQPVWRMVIEEAWLRGMIILPKGSPDFYDAIHAYTRADWIPPRKGNVDPLKEIKAYILAIQHNIATLAGVTAEMGGGDYETNLHQRSSERGMEKTLDVIPPADAAAILYEPDEPEQEGNNAAGN; this is translated from the coding sequence ATGACCGGGAATCCGCCTGTTTTGTATGGTCCTGATAACCGGCCGCTGCCGTCCAGCGGACCCAATCCGTATGGATCTTATGAGGTTTCCCGCACTGCTGCAGGTCTCCGTGGCACTTTGTCCAACTGGCTGGTAGCCAGGAACACCAGATATTCGGCCCGACGGGAGCGCCAGGTGGTGGCGGACCGGGCCGAGGATCTGGCGGCCAATGATACACATGCCGCCTCCAGCATCGACTCCATTACTGTCAACACGGTCGGCACGGGGCTGACACCCCAGTCCAGACCCAACGCCAAGGTGCTGGGATGGACCGATGAACAGAGCCGGGAGTTTCAGGCCCAGGCAGAATGGGCCTGGCATATCTGGCAGGGAGAAAGCGATGCCGCCGGCCGGCTGACCTTCTGGCAGAACACCCTGGTAGCCCTGCGGACCCTGCTGGTCAAAGGCGAATTCTTCCGCCTGCCGATTATGATCGACGATCAGCCAGACCGGACTTTCTCTTTGGCGTTGCAATCGGTTGACCCGCTCCGGGTCTACACGCCCAATGATTTTACCTGGGAAAAAAATATCAAAGACGGCGTGGAGTTCGGCCGGTACGGCCAGGCCGTGGCTTACTGGATCGCAAATCCGGATGACGGGTTTATCAGTATGGATCTGTCTTCATCCAGCTTCACCCGGACTCTGGCCCGGATCGGACACCGACCCGGCGCGATACACACCTTTGTGTCTAAAAATGAAGAACAGAGCCGGGGCGTGTCTGTGCTGGCCCCGTCCATGAAATTTTTTAAAGATCTCAACGATTATCTGGATTTTGAACTGGTGGGCGCCATCATTGCTTCCTCGTTCCCGGTTTTTGTTGAAACCACTGATCCCGCCGGCACCGCCCAGGGACTTCAGTCCACCGACCCGGATGCGGAAAAAACCCGATACCATGAAGCTGCGCCCGGCACCATCCTGTACGGCAATCTCAACGAAAAGCCCCATGTTTTGAAAAGCGACCGCCCGGGTGGTTCTTTTGATTCTTTTGTGGAGCGTATCCTTCGAGCCATCGGCGCGTCCATCGGCATGCCGTATGAAGTGATCGCCAAAGACTTTTCAAAAACCAATTATTCATCTGCCCGGGCTGCGCTCCTGGAAGCCTGGCGGGTCTTCGGCATGTACCAGAAATGGCTGGTGGACGGGTTCTGCCAGCCGGTGTGGCGCATGGTGATCGAGGAAGCGTGGCTGCGGGGCATGATCATACTGCCCAAAGGGTCGCCGGATTTCTACGATGCTATCCACGCTTATACCCGGGCTGACTGGATACCGCCGCGCAAAGGCAATGTGGATCCGCTCAAAGAGATCAAAGCCTATATCCTGGCGATCCAGCATAACATTGCCACCCTGGCCGGCGTGACTGCGGAGATGGGTGGCGGGGATTACGAAACCAACCTGCACCAGCGCTCTTCTGAGCGCGGTATGGAAAAAACCCTGGACGTGATCCCGCCGGCGGATGCAGCCGCCATTCTTTATGAACCTGATGAGCCGGAACAGGAGGGAAACAATGCCGCCGGAAATTAA
- a CDS encoding S49 family peptidase yields MPPEINTDMDILSAPWAITPGALERIANLVYQGREAVVESVETVAFSDTGSGDDVNLDVRDHVAVIRITGALYRWNYQRIRREVVAAVKDPSIRAICLLVDSPGGLVSGCKELGDFLFDAGKQKHIYAYADGQMCSAAFWLASMARDISAPQTAAVGSIGVRTLHIDWSKWNQDMGLAFTHLAAGEYKALGNEDEPLNKKARAYFQEKLDTLYSIFIDAVARNRRVSTEKAQGMADGKVFLADQALELGLIDRIDQDFETYFSSILKKEKIMDLETLKRDHPDLYSQVLDQGKQAERAETEQKIKDAVSVAVTGESDRVLGLASAVMGEEAAESFTQVVKSGASVEQVQALKGIFVPDAAGHDDGEGDDGDAAAGGKGASRSAILAALQQGHSQGVTPQKGRDSTANKGSQSDIEKQASEYVRLLT; encoded by the coding sequence ATGCCGCCGGAAATTAATACAGATATGGATATTTTATCCGCGCCCTGGGCCATCACTCCAGGGGCCCTTGAGAGAATCGCCAATCTTGTCTACCAGGGCCGGGAAGCGGTGGTCGAATCCGTCGAAACCGTCGCGTTTTCAGATACCGGATCCGGAGACGACGTGAACCTGGATGTCCGGGACCATGTCGCCGTGATCCGCATCACCGGCGCTTTATACCGGTGGAATTATCAGCGGATCCGGCGGGAGGTGGTAGCCGCGGTCAAGGATCCGTCGATCCGGGCCATTTGCCTGCTTGTGGATTCCCCCGGCGGGCTGGTGTCCGGGTGTAAAGAGCTGGGGGATTTTCTGTTTGATGCCGGAAAACAGAAACACATCTATGCCTATGCAGACGGGCAGATGTGTTCAGCTGCCTTTTGGCTGGCATCGATGGCCCGGGATATCTCCGCTCCCCAGACCGCGGCCGTGGGCAGCATCGGTGTGCGGACCCTGCACATTGACTGGTCAAAATGGAACCAGGACATGGGCCTGGCTTTCACCCATCTGGCGGCGGGCGAATACAAAGCCCTGGGCAATGAGGACGAACCTCTGAATAAAAAAGCCCGGGCCTATTTTCAGGAAAAACTGGACACCCTTTACAGCATTTTTATCGATGCCGTGGCCAGAAACCGCCGGGTGTCCACAGAAAAAGCACAGGGCATGGCAGACGGAAAAGTATTTCTGGCGGATCAGGCCCTTGAGCTGGGCCTGATCGACCGGATCGACCAGGATTTTGAAACCTATTTTTCATCAATTTTAAAGAAGGAGAAGATCATGGATCTTGAAACTTTGAAGCGGGACCACCCGGACCTGTACAGCCAGGTGCTGGATCAGGGCAAACAGGCTGAGCGGGCGGAGACAGAACAGAAAATCAAGGATGCGGTATCCGTCGCTGTGACAGGCGAGTCGGACCGGGTCCTGGGCCTGGCATCCGCAGTCATGGGAGAAGAGGCCGCCGAAAGCTTTACCCAGGTGGTGAAGTCCGGTGCCAGTGTCGAACAGGTCCAGGCACTCAAGGGTATTTTCGTCCCGGACGCTGCCGGCCATGACGACGGAGAAGGCGATGACGGGGACGCAGCCGCCGGCGGTAAAGGCGCCAGCCGATCCGCTATCCTGGCCGCGCTCCAACAGGGACACTCCCAGGGAGTGACCCCCCAGAAAGGCCGGGATTCCACCGCCAACAAGGGCAGTCAGAGCGACATCGAAAAACAGGCGTCAGAATACGTCCGCCTCCTGACTTAA
- a CDS encoding head decoration protein has product MAQDFGMTERTFEDRVFVGDHPPVFMSGTLSGGSHVSGTVCGILTASGYKAQLDPDEAAVAAQGTISMSGIAVADETFVIDDQTFTWKASRSTAGQVAIGADAAAAAANIVTAVTADLDTVTAEADGNDVVITAAATGTDGNAIVLTEASSNMTVDGEGTLGGTTVGRAINGSQEAACILYGDVDASEEDEPAVFMEHGVAIDHYLTWPDDITDEQKATAIAELKSIGIYVK; this is encoded by the coding sequence ATGGCACAGGATTTTGGAATGACCGAGCGGACTTTTGAGGACCGCGTGTTTGTCGGGGATCACCCCCCGGTATTTATGTCCGGCACCCTGTCCGGAGGCAGTCATGTGTCCGGCACGGTGTGCGGGATTCTGACTGCATCCGGCTATAAGGCGCAGCTGGACCCGGATGAAGCAGCCGTGGCTGCCCAGGGCACCATCTCGATGTCCGGTATCGCAGTGGCGGACGAAACTTTTGTGATCGATGACCAGACGTTTACCTGGAAGGCATCCAGATCAACCGCCGGCCAGGTAGCTATCGGCGCAGATGCCGCCGCGGCCGCTGCCAATATTGTTACCGCAGTGACCGCAGATCTGGACACCGTGACCGCCGAGGCGGATGGAAACGATGTGGTGATCACGGCCGCTGCCACCGGAACCGACGGCAACGCCATTGTGCTGACCGAAGCCTCCAGCAACATGACGGTTGACGGCGAAGGAACCCTGGGTGGCACCACTGTGGGCCGGGCCATCAATGGGTCCCAGGAAGCCGCATGTATCCTGTACGGAGACGTGGATGCCAGCGAAGAAGACGAGCCGGCCGTGTTCATGGAGCACGGCGTTGCCATTGATCATTATCTGACCTGGCCGGACGATATCACGGACGAACAGAAAGCCACTGCCATTGCCGAACTCAAGTCAATCGGCATTTACGTAAAATAA
- a CDS encoding major capsid protein, producing the protein MSLEIPDLDWRVQTRAIEQIPTPPRMLQDLVFKEENTHETDTVEVDIEKGGRKMAPFITDLEGGVVVKGTSRATRVVKTPRIRPKHPMTAKDLLGQRGPGQVYYAGGITDIMAARKKKIATEQRNLKMLIDTRKEWMCAQALTGTLAVSQDNIAFQVDYLMPDAHQITLTGDDKWSATDTAKPRNQVKVWSQMMINALGYGPDLMICGTEAAEALWTLLEDDKAFDARRLSAGEFTWKATSNYMGNLGGIDVYSYGSVYEDSDGDDQNLIPANKIYMIASRARFSIEYGIILDLDAEAQVVGQIFSKAWLEKDPSVLWLLAESRPLPVPWQPEAIIEVQVID; encoded by the coding sequence ATGAGTTTGGAAATACCTGATCTTGACTGGAGGGTCCAGACCCGGGCAATCGAGCAGATCCCGACACCTCCCCGGATGCTGCAGGACCTGGTGTTCAAGGAAGAAAATACCCACGAGACCGACACGGTGGAAGTGGATATTGAAAAGGGCGGCCGGAAAATGGCCCCGTTCATCACCGACCTGGAAGGCGGGGTGGTGGTCAAGGGGACCTCCCGGGCCACCCGCGTGGTGAAAACCCCGAGGATCCGGCCCAAACATCCCATGACGGCCAAGGACCTGCTGGGTCAGCGCGGCCCCGGCCAGGTCTACTATGCCGGAGGGATCACGGACATCATGGCGGCCCGGAAAAAGAAGATCGCTACGGAACAGCGGAACCTGAAGATGCTCATCGATACCCGTAAGGAATGGATGTGTGCCCAGGCATTGACCGGCACCCTGGCGGTATCCCAGGACAATATCGCGTTTCAGGTGGATTATCTGATGCCCGATGCCCACCAGATCACCCTGACCGGTGACGACAAGTGGTCTGCCACAGATACAGCCAAACCCAGGAATCAGGTCAAGGTCTGGTCACAGATGATGATCAACGCCCTGGGGTATGGCCCGGACCTCATGATCTGCGGCACGGAAGCGGCGGAAGCCCTGTGGACCCTTTTGGAAGACGACAAGGCGTTTGATGCCCGCCGACTGTCTGCCGGGGAATTCACATGGAAAGCCACATCCAATTACATGGGCAACCTGGGTGGCATCGATGTGTACTCCTATGGATCTGTGTATGAAGATTCGGACGGTGACGACCAGAATCTGATCCCTGCCAACAAGATTTACATGATCGCTTCCCGGGCCCGGTTTTCAATCGAGTACGGCATTATCCTGGATCTGGATGCGGAAGCCCAGGTTGTGGGCCAGATTTTCTCTAAAGCCTGGCTGGAAAAAGATCCGTCCGTGCTCTGGCTCCTGGCGGAATCCCGGCCCCTGCCGGTACCCTGGCAGCCGGAAGCGATCATCGAAGTACAGGTGATTGACTGA